From Leguminivora glycinivorella isolate SPB_JAAS2020 chromosome 24, LegGlyc_1.1, whole genome shotgun sequence, a single genomic window includes:
- the LOC125238955 gene encoding uncharacterized protein LOC125238955 translates to MPLKSTSYRGGGMNWPNRSDVYSPRMSRCSDSFERSLRKYPSMPPEHSSEVFERLITYAMPRTSRSPRHSPQRETIRPKAYEEPCKYRPRAPEEDPTRDRRDDLSHLRESSKQAYAKHGDIRQIREMSRRLRKSLKTISSYSHMHTIATYLDGIDRDCDTPILETSETEHEDTQPAHEFSYPVNSTVQAAVLTTSLGVEAKPLPSSSQRTIAVPLSPTPSSRLTSGDILPVATTSLGVETKPLLIGRRTQIAIPLSPTPSSRCTGTDFANYFSASPPKTSLGVETIPSSISKRSIAVPLSPVSSKLTTLSDLPRLLITRSVQTFNFPGRTSDIDELEHLKYLIFKWMKRYDGEKNMEIVHHAVELMEMIKNIPVPTLSRSQDVLQKSISHLSCRNTKYGPGTSTDTSKNTVYNSRSDSSIHKHNVSQVSIAPSFLVIDGVPLINKQKNDSRRQKHKDLESRPVNQCNQPNMRYLIVKHDSDLSKDSKDNSQETLKHELLPKRTMSHIPKSLKTNEINNVHNSVSQSNSINREEHSSQDSFVSSKSQDDLHGFYSGMRCKDHNHEPGTSNNISQDGVNMSKLTTQKKHQKDSILENYVVHNVNNTNNRRYQREDITPKRNSLKSKKKFNKKQEKSNSSKMFISLDNADEEQNENYVNLNPRPDPAGLVTPVPTHSDKPSSAAAQLIAEWRPQPVFTLPPVGRPQLDQIHEEFKEYLKSWCEQIPIPDNTCDEKEIAGKSRLGILNGVWKMITKLKAQPAVFQNKFYYEDVLGKEIDGLLDCLPQTHELQEKKYSLKSQLLDKISDMNEVIKEIETPDNYKEVLANKAKIMKDKKGMFLRKTVRLDREPAEKIFEEMLKYCTLDDFLTKIDYKEPNKIVEKAYKNKLLPKIQAYMDELKEAHGKEMDELMDVYKESDILEQLETVPLPTEDEIKKDSEEILLGLEIEQWMNELPIIKSDDVNEQRQRVRLRDGLTKKIHDMGKRADISEYGEDTKVRHEISCFLDMVPLEKDQDLNINRMVDELTNRLKQRDGSGGRRKSVAFEDGTGYQQGYSSKLLNRSEYSFGPPGSGIYSPEGKLVQGDDETQYKSFAQNPPLCSTRIEQPGEWDDDAQYRAMFKDGVPCSSMIEPQAGYGPGSLPPDFKHSFPPPRQFNESALGGSFGYSRRGSEERHQYPDGMGIPMTPRSVPRSPGFHDSAAAMPKIPNDSEFVSLHGSSLQEAPRAFEQPQSVGWVPPEAPRYVSMRDSVPSQMSPRRFSNDPAFTQRSQIDPNISAAQEYMPMTRGGAQRVPQGFISMPSRRPSDIQPPSRYQSLPPNQFIPPQAFIPEESRFSRRSKASNDPSMRQELLDDSVGSSRGMTPQGPFEVSIQVHEPPRQYRQLDGADPFVSIVSQQRPNEFMDVRNRSAQNPPGIRTSPARDLNEIQNISSHQQARIPVPSPHASRNTPTDRITEASQPTSSQRGRLLASNAPSSEISNQPAFYSTPNQRSNLPPPNIRERRQLEKERGPARRLDMETEEEGEERCYCRQRFNKWRGQHCQSCDDCIQGRYYPYRPYPYQYMYPPMGPPPYPPHCRR, encoded by the exons CCCGTTCCCCCCGCCATTCTCCGCAGCGCGAAACCATCCGCCCTAAGGCCTATGAGGAGCCCTGCAAATACAGACCTAGGGCTCCTGAAGAAGACCCGACACGAGACAGGAGGGATGACTTAAGCCATTTGAG AGAGAGCAGCAAGCAAGCGTACGCGAAGCACGGTGACATCCGGCAGATCCGGGAGATGTCCCGGAGACTCCGTAAGAGTCTCAAAACTATTTCCTCTTAC TCGCATATGCACACAATTGCCACATACCTGGACGGTATTGACCGGGACTGCGACACACCGATCTTGGAGACCTCGGAGACGGAACATGAAGACACGCAGCCGGCTCATGAGTTT AGTTACCCAGTGAACTCCACGGTTCAAG CCGCCGTCCTCACCACCTCACTGGGGGTGGAAGCCAAACCATTACCCTCTTCCAGCCAACGTACA ATAGCTGTCCCCCTCTCTCCTACCCCTTCGTCAAGACTTACATCAGGAGACATCTTGCCTGTCGCAACCACTTCGTTAGGAGTGGAAACCAAACCCTTGCTGATAGGCAGACGTACA CAGATAGCCATCCCTCTCTCCCCCACACCCTCGTCGAGATGTACCGGCACAGACTTCGCTAACTACTTCTCCGCCTCCCCTCCTAAGACTTCGCTGGGGGTCGAAACTATTCCAAGTTCGATAAGTAAACGTTCA aTAGCTGTCCCACTATCCCCAGTTTCGTCGAAACTCACCACATTATCTGACCTGCCGCGCCTCCTCATCACCAGGTCCGTCCAGACCTTTAACTTCCCAGGAAG GACCTCAGACATAGATGAACTTGAACATTTGAAGTATCTAATATTTAAATGGATGAAAAGATACGATGGTGAAAAGAATATGGAAATTGTACATCATGCTGTAGAATTGATGGAAATGATAAAGAATATACCAGTCCCAACGTTGAGCAGATCTCAAGACGTTTTGCAAAAATCTATCAGTCATTTATCTTGTAGAAATACTAAGTATGGACCTGGTACTTCTACCGACACAAGTAAAAATACTGTGTACAACTCTAGATCGGATTCAAGCATACATAAGCATAACGTGTCACAAGTTAGTATAGCACCTTCATTTCTTGTAATAGATGGTGTACCCCTCATTAATAAACAGAAAAATGATTCAAGAAGACAAAAACACAAAGATTTAGAGTCACGTCCAGTTAATCAATGCAATCAACCTAACATGCGTTACTTAATAGTAAAACACGATTCTGATTTATCAAAAGACAGTAAAGACAACTCACAAGAAACATTAAAACACGAACTACTACCCAAAAGAACAATGTCCCACATTCCTAAAAGTCTTAAAACTAATGAAATTAATAATGTTCATAATAGTGTGAGCCAATCTAACAGTATCAATAGAGAAGAACATTCTAGCCAAGATAGTTTCGTATCAAGCAAATCTCAGGATGATTTGCATGGATTCTATAGCGGTATGCGCTGTAAAGACCATAATCATGAACCTGGTACTTCAAATAACATTAGTCAAGATGGTGTAAATATGTCAAAGTTAACGACACAAAAGAAACATCAAAAGGATTCTATACTAGAAAACTATGTAGTACATAACGTCAATAACACTAATAATAGAAGATATCAAAGAGAGGATATAACACCGAAACGAAATAGTTTAAAGAGTAAGAAGAAGTTTAataaaaaacaagaaaaaagcAATTCCTCTAAGATGTTTATCTCTTTAGATAACGCGGATGAAGAGCAAAATGAAAATTATGTAAATTTGAATCCTCGACCAGATCCTGCGGGGCTAGTGACTCCAGTACCTACCCATTCGGATAAGCCGTCGAGTGCAGCTGCCCAGCTTATCGCTGAGTGGCGACCACAACCGGTCTTCACTCTGCCCCCGGTCGGACGACCTCAACTTGATCAAATACACGAAGAATTTAAAGAATACCTCAAGAGTTGGTGTGAACAAATACCAATACCTGACAATACTTGTGATGAGAAAGAAATAGCAGGAAAATCTAGATTAGGCATTTTAAATGGTGTCTGGAAAATGATAACGAAATTAAAAGCGCAGCCGGCAGtgtttcaaaacaaattttattaTGAAGATGTATTAGGGAAAGAGATAGATGGATTATTAGATTGCTTACCGCAAACACATGAGTTACAAGAGAAAAAGTATAGCCTTAAATCACAACTTCTCGATAAGATATCAGATATGAATGAGGTGATTAAAGAGATAGAAACGCCTGATAATTACAAGGAAGTGTTGGCCAATAAAGCTAAAATCATGAAAGATAAGAAAGGAATGTTTTTAAGGAAAACCGTCAGATTAGATCGCGAGCCAGCAGAGAAAATATTTGAAGAGATGCTTAAGTACTGTACTCTTGACGACTTTTTAACGAAAATTGATTATAAAGAGCCCAATAAAATCGTAGAAAAAgcgtacaaaaataaattacttcCAAAGATCCAAGCATACATGGATGAACTCAAGGAAGCTCATGGAAAAGAAATGGATGAACTTATGGATGTCTATAAAGAAAGCGATATTTTAGAACAACTGGAAACAGTACCCTTACCAACAGAAGACGAAATAAAGAAAGATTCTGAGGAAATTCTTTTAGGACTTGAAATTGAGCAATGGATGAATGAGTTGCCTATCATTAAGAGTGACGATGTAAATGAACAGCGTCAGCGTGTAAGGTTAAGGGATGGATTAACGAAAAAAATACATGACATGGGAAAAAGAGCGGACATTTCTGAATATGGCGAAGATACCAAAGTAAGGCATGAGATTTCTTGTTTTCTAGACATGGTACCACTTGAAAAAGATCAAGATTTGAACATCAACAGGATGGTTGATGAGCTTACCAATAGACTAAAACAAAGGGATGGATCTGGAGGGAGAAGAAAATCAGTAGCATTCGAGGACGGAACAGGATATCAACAAGGATATTCATCGAAATTATTAAACAGAAGTGAGTATAGTTTCGGACCTCCAGGATCAGGCATTTACTCGCCTGAGGGTAAATTGGTTCAAGGTGATGATGAAACTCAATATAAAAGCTTTGCTCAGAATCCTCCACTATGCTCTACTAGAATTGAGCAGCCAGGGGAATGGGATGATGATGCTCAATACAGAGCCATGTTCAAAGATGGCGTGCCGTGTTCGTCTATGATCGAGCCGCAAGCTGGCTATGGCCCAGGCTCTTTACCACCAGATTTTAAGCATTCATTCCCTCCCCCGAGACAATTCAATGAAAGTGCGCTAGGAGGATCATTCGGTTACTCTCGGCGAGGTTCGGAAGAACGACATCAATATCCCGATGGGATGGGAATCCCGATGACGCCTCGCTCGGTCCCGCGATCACCAGGGTTCCACGACAGCGCAGCAGCAATGCCTAAAATTCCAAATGACAGCGAGTTCGTATCCTTACATGGCAGCTCATTGCAGGAAGCTCCAAGAGCGTTCGAACAACCACAGAGTGTAGGTTGGGTACCGCCAGAAGCACCACGTTACGTTTCAATGCGTGATAGTGTTCCATCCCAAATGTCTCCAAGACGTTTTTCAAATGACCCGGCATTTACACAAAGATCTCAAATAGATCCAAATATATCAGCAGCCCAAGAGTATATGCCAATGACACGCGGCGGAGCACAAAGGGTGCCACAAGGCTTTATATCAATGCCTAGCCGTCGACCTAGTGACATCCAGCCGCCTTCTCGTTACCAATCCTTGCCTCCAAATCAGTTCATACCACCGCAAGCGTTCATTCCCGAAGAGTCTCGTTTTTCAAGAAGATCAAAAGCATCAAATGATCCTAGTATGCGGCAAGAATTACTAGACGATAGCGTTGGTAGTAGTCGCGGTATGACGCCTCAGGGACCATTTGAGGTGTCCATTCAAGTGCATGAACCTCCTAGGCAATATCGGCAACTTGATGGAGCAGATCCATTTGTGTCTATAGTGAGTCAACAGCGACCGAACGAGTTTATGGACGTCCGGAACAGATCTGCTCAAAACCCGCCGGGTATTAGAACATCACCGGCTAGAGATCTTAATGAAATCCAGAACATAAGCTCTCACCAACAAGCACGGATACCAGTACCAAGTCCCCACGCTTCACGTAATACTCCAACGGATAGAATAACTGAAGCTAGCCAACCAACATCTTCACAAAGAGGAAGATTATTAGCATCAAACGCTCCATCTTCAGAAATAAGTAACCAGCCAGCTTTTTACTCTACTCCAAATCAGAGAAGTAATCTACCACCGCCTAACATCAGAGAACGTCGACAGTTAGAAAAAGAAAGAGGTCCAGCTAGACGTTTAGATATGGAAACAGAAGAAGAAGGGGAGGAGAGATGTTATTGCCGGCAAAGATTTAACAAATGGAGGGGACAGCATTGCCAATCCTGTGATGATTGTATACAAGGAAGATACTATCCTTACCGTCCGTACCCATACCAGTATATGTACCCGCCGATGGGACCACCTCCGTATCCTCCACATTGTAGAAGATAA